The proteins below come from a single Psychrobacter immobilis genomic window:
- a CDS encoding biotin carboxylase N-terminal domain-containing protein gives MFSKILIANRGEIALRIVRACKQLGIQSVIA, from the coding sequence ATGTTCTCAAAAATCTTAATTGCTAACCGTGGCGAGATTGCCTTACGCATTGTGCGAGCTTGTAAACAGTTGGGTATCCAATCAGTCATAGCCCA